TGATGGAGGTGTTCCGGCAGGCGGAGGCGGGTTTGCTTTCATTCGATGAACGGCTGTCGGTCTACAACTCGTTCAAAAGCATCGTGGATGGAAGCGAATTCGCGCTCGAAGAAGCCGACGACTCGGATAAAACGCTGTACATGCGGATCGGCGAAACCGAGACCATCCGCGAGCTGAACAGATTGATGATCGTGCGCTCCTCGAATCTTGCCACGAATCTATTGATGGAGCGGGTCGGGGTGGCTCGAGTGAATGCGTTCATAAGCGAACTTGGAATTAAGGACATGTCGGTCATCCGCGGATTGGAGGATAAAAAGGCGTATCGCCTCGACATTAACAATTCCGCCAGTGCGCGCAGTTCCACTCACATGATGCGACTGATCGCGGACGGCAGGGTCGTTTCCAAGCAGGCGAGCGATGAGATGATCCAGGTGATGCTCGGTCAGGAGTTCAACGAAAGCATTCCAGCCCTGCTTCCCGCCGAAGCGAAGGTGGCGCATAAAACCGGGTGGACAGGTGAGTACTACCACGATACCGGCATTGTTTTCCCGCCGGGACGCAAGCCATATGCGATCTCCCTTTTCACGCAGGGTTTCCCCGAGAACGACGAGACTCAGGCGCACGATTGCATGGCGCAAATTTCGAAAATGATATACTCTGCCATGACAACCGGGCAATGATCTCGACTTCGTGATTCCCAAAGGAATTCCATGATCTCTGTTTCAAACCTCACCTATTTCCCCATCAAAGCCTGCAAAGGCTTTGATGTTACATCGACATATATCGAACGGATGGGGCTGGAAAACGACCGCCGCATGATGGTCGTCACACCGGATGGCAGGTTCCTGACCCAGCGGGAATATCCGCGCCTGGCGCTGGTCACGCCCACGCTGCAGAACGAGGCGGTGGTTTTGTCCGCACCGGATTTCGATTCGATCCAAATCCATATTCAAAGTTCGGGAACACCCATCCCGGTCGAAATTTGGTCAAGCAAAGGTGTGGATGCCATCGATCAGGGCGATGACGCCGCCGGATGGCTATCGGATTGGCTAAACATTTCGGTACGGCTTGTGCGCATCACGGACGGCTTCAAGCGCAAATTGAATCCGGCCTATGCCGTCAACAGCGACGATCACACCGGATTTGCAGACGGATACCCGATCCTGATCATTTCTGAAGAATCGCTTCAAGACTTAAACTCGCGGTTGGATTCCGCAGTCCCGATGAATCGATTCCGCCCGAACCTGGTGGTAAAGGGATGTGAACCGTTTGCAGAAGATGCCTGGAAGCGCATCCGAATCGGCGACGTGGAGATGGCGCTGGTCAAGCCTTGTCCGCGCTGCGTTGTGACAACGATCGACAAGGAAACGCTGGCGAAAAGCAAGGAACCGCTCAAAACGCTGGAAAAATTCCGCAGGCACGAACTCGGCGCGATTTTTGGAATGAACACCATCCCGCTGAACGAAGGGAAGGTCGAAGTTGGTATGGAAGTGGAGGTGATCGGGTAATGGAGCTGTTTATCGACATCCTCGGTTGGATCGGTTCCGGTCTTTATCTTCTAGCATTTGGCTTGAACTCAGCCAGAAAGGTTAAAAGCGACTCTCTGACGTATCAGGGCATGAACATTTTTGCAGGTATCATCATGACGTATTACACATTCAGCCACGGCGCATATTCGGCGACGGCGTTGAATACTGTTTGGGCATTAATCGGGGTGGCGACGTTGATAAACAAAAGATATGGTGGTCGATTCGTTTCGAAAAACAACGAGGAACGGATCGATACCACCAATTGAAGGCAAAGATCAAAAGATGATCATTACTTGTTGGCTTCTAAACAAGTGGGACAAACACTCACCCTGCCCAACCCATGGAGAATTCATAAAATCGAATTCGAATATTTATCCGCAAACAGCGCCGGTTGACCGCCCGTGTGCCAGAAAAGAATCGACTCGTCCTTCCTGAAAAACCCTTTGCGAATGAGGTCGATCATCCCGGCGGCGGCGCGCCCGGTGTAGACGGGGTCGAGCAGTAAACCTTCGTGGCGGGCGAATAGATTGATGGCTTCCCTTTCTCCTTCACCAAAAACTCCATAACCCGCCTGGCAATAATGATCATTCGCAAGGACGTCATCACGGGTGAAGTTGATACGCTCTCCAAGTTTCTCACCGGCTTGTGAAGCCAACGCAGAGACATAATTTTTCAAGTCATCTTCGGTCTCATCGATGCTTATTCCCAATACTTTCCCCTTGAACCCAAAGACTCTTTGACCCAGCACCAACCCGGCATGTGTCCCGCCGGAGGATGTGCCGAAGACGATCCAGTCAAAGCCACGCTCCAGATCCCGGAGGATTTCAAAACCTCCGAGGTCACCATTTAATTGTTTCATCAACTCTTCCATTGCAAATGCGTAGCCCAAGGCACCGGTCGGGCTGGAGCCGCCATACGGGACAAGATAAGGCTTCCTCCCCGCCACAACCGCGTCATCATAGGTTTTGCCTAAAATCTGGTCGCGGAAGGCGCGGTCTTCGACGGTGATGATTTCCGCGCCAAAAAGCTGATCGAGCAGGAGATTGGCGGAGGCTTGTTCCGGCCTTACACCTGTCAGCACAAGTTTACATTCGAAACCGTACCTGGCTGCAGCTGCCGCGGTCTGACGGCAGTGATTGGATTGCATCGCCCCGCCGGATATGAGGGTGTACGCGCCTTGTTCGCAGGCTTCCGCCACGAGAAATTCCAATTTGCGGGTTTTGTTCCCCCCAAATGCGAGTCCTGTCTGGTCGTCGCGTTTGACAAAGATGCGCGGTCCATCAAGAACGGTGGAAAGATTTACCAATTCTTCAATCGGCGTTGGGAGGTGGGCAAATTTCAACCGGGCGATTTTTTCCATGACACTACTCCTACGATGATTCATCTACAAAGGCAAAACTTTCATTCAACCCGATTTTACAGTAATAATCTCGCAGGCTCAGCATAAATAACAGGAATATCAAGGGGCGGGCTGGGTGTCGCGTCGATAATTCTCCAGTAACTCATCATAATACCCGGTATTGAAACGAACGATCTCCTGAAACCGTCCCGGAGCGGACAGGCTGCCATGGATCAAGATCGAGAGTTTCTCGTAATAAAGTTGAAGGTCCGGGTGTTGAATCAAGTTAGCTGCAAAACCCGACCGGATCGTTTCAAAATAACCGGCGGGCATCTTGCGTTCATAATGTCCAATGGCTCCCGGTGAATCAACCGGCAAATGCGCCCGAAGCGGATCCGCCAGGGCGTGGGTATCGATGATATAGATGTCGGGTCCCGCATAGTAACCAAACATGCCGATCGTGTTCATCTGCACGGGGGAGATTTTTACCTGACCGGCTTCCAATCCCTTGGTTGCGAGGTCATGCCGCCCCCCGTGTTTGACGTAGTTGATCCAGCCATTGGCATCGAAATAATAAAAGCGTTCACTGACGATGTCGTATTGATCCGAATAAAGCCCGGGCTGGCCTGAATGGGTCGACATCGGCGGCCGTTCTGCAGAGAGACCCGTCAAAATCAACATCAGGAAAAGGAGTTGAAGAACCCGGGGCGGGATCTCTCCGAAAAGATTACGTGCGTTGAAGGTCAGCAACAGCGTCAGCCCAATCTGGAAGATGGCAGAGAAATACCTTCCGGACATGAAGTCACCGCCGATCCATAGCACATAAGCGATATATAAGACGCAACTAACGGCCAGGCAGATGCGTTTTGAATCACGCTGAAAGAAGGCCGACAACACCCCAAACAGAACCGTTCCCAGAGTCAACGGATCCCAATGAAAGGAATTCTCGATGTATGCAATCCCCTGTTTCAACAATAGGTCCGAGGGCAGATGCGTAGCCGCCTTGGCATAATAAGTGTTCGGGAAGGGAAACCCATAATAAAAGAGTGCAAATAATTCCCAGACGACGAAGGGCAGGAAACCCACCAGAAACAGGATGACGGAGCGTCCGAACTGATGCCTGCGAGCAAACAGGAGCTGGATCAAAGCCGGGAGGAAGAGCAGGATCGTGTCCATGCGGTTTAAAACCCCCAAACCTGCCAGAAGGGATAATTGGAAAAACCGTTTCGATGTCAGCGGTTCGGGCCGAAAATAAATCACGAGAAAGCCCGCCAAAAGCAAATGCGTCAGCGGATTTTCCAGCCCGGACGACGAATAATCGACAAACGCGGACGAACTTCCGATCAGAATCACAGCAAGAGCGAGTTGAATCAAACCGGGAGTGAACGTGCGGAGAAATATCCAAAGTGTCCAAACGGAAAGGACCAGGGAAGGGATGTAAAATACATACAACGGATCAGCGACAAACATGCCGACCGGGATCAACAGGATCAACCATAAAGGATGGGTAAAAGCCTGTACCCGTTCCCCCACATTCCAGACCAGCCCGTACCCATGCAGAAAATTATCGACGGTCCTCAGCGTAATAAAGGCATCGTCGGAAACCCACAAATTTCTTATCAGAATGAAGACAAGCAGGGAGAGCCCGAGATAGCGCAACGTCGATACGCGATTCTTGATTTTTACTTTTAACTCCATTGGGTTTTGCCGATCTTCGGACATTGCCTCGTTTTTATCATTCCATTCTATCGATGCCGGGCAAATTATACCCAAGGGTATCGATGCTTGACCTCGCCCACCGAGTTCCAGAATATTCAGATCAGCAAGTCGATCGGCGGTATAATCGCAAAAATCCTATTTTACGGAGGCAGAATTATGGACTTCTTCTCGATCATCGTTTGGATTGCCTTTGGCGCGCTGGCAGGCTGGATCGCGAGCCTTATCATGAGGACCGACCGCCAGATGGGTGCGCTCGCCAACATCGTCGTCGGCATCGCAGGCGCATTCATCGGCGGTTTCATCATGAATTTTTTCGGGAAGGCTGGCGTGACCGGATTCAATTTTTACAGTTTCCTCGTGGCAGTCGGCGGCGCAGTAGTCCTGATCTGGCTGGTCAATTTGATCCGCGGCGGGCGCAGACGCAGATAGATCGCAGACAATAATGGTGAAAGCAAAATCCCAGTCCATCACGGCTGGGGTTTTTATTGGAGGGTTGGGAGGATCTTCGCCGTCACTTCGCCAAATCCGATTCGGTAACCGTTTCCCTGACAATATCCCTTAATTGTCACCGTATCCCCATCCTGTAAAAATGTCCGTGTTTCGCCGCCCGGCAATTGGATCGGTCTTTCGCCTCGCCAGGTCAGTTCGAGCATCGAACCCAAACTATCTTCCGTTGGTCCGCTGATGGTCCCCGTGCCGCACAAATCGCCGGGACGCATGTTGCAGCCGGTAACGGTGTGGTGAGCCAGCATCTGCCCGATGCTCCAATATAAATGTTTCATATTCGAGCGGCTGATGGTTTGCGGAGCATCCATCCGTGCGGATTGCAGAGTCACTTCGAGCGCAATATCGAATCCGGATACAGAGTCCGCTCTGAGGTAAGGGAGAGGCGCGGGATCCTGTTCAGGTCCGCGCACGCGAAATGGTTCCAACGCATCCATCGTCACCACCCAGGGAGAAATGGACGTCGCAAAATTTTTTGCAAGGAATGGCCCCAGCGGTTGGTATTCCCATGCCTGAATATCGCGTGCGCTCCAATCGTTGAGCAGGACCATTCCGAAAATTTGCTCATCCGCCTTATCGATCGAAATCGGTTTTCCCAATTCATTGCCCGTCCCGACAAAAAATCCCACCTCCAATTCAAAATCCAACTGGCGCGTTGCAGCAAATTCCGGCGACGAATCACTGCCCTTCATCTGTCCGCGTGGACGAATCACATCCGTGCCGGAGAGAATCACCGAACTTGCGCGTCCATGATAGCCAACCGGAAGATGAATCCAGTTGGGCATGAGCGCATTTTCCTTGCCGCGAAACATGACGCCCACATTCGTGGCATGCTCGCGCGACGCATAGAAGTCGGTGTAATCGCCGATATTCACAGGAAGATGCATATGGACCTGATCGATGGGAATCACCGCCTCCTTCTTAAAGGACGCCTGCTCCTCGCCAAGAATCCTGACCAAACGCTGACGCATTTCCCGCCATATCTCCCGTCCCGATGCCATGAATCGATTCAAGGACGAGTCGGCAAAGAAGCCGTGTCTTTTTCCGAGTAAGTTTTCTTCGTCGAGCACGGAGAGGTCAATGACAAAATCGCCAAGCCTTGTGCCAACCCGTGGACGCGGATTCGCATTCGTGGAAAAAACCCCAAACGGCAGGTTTTGAATCGGAAAATCGGTGTCGGGGTGGATATCGATAAAGGGCATAAATCATCCTGTTGATAAATATATTTTCCGCGCGTCGATGCGATTACATGAGATCAAGATTTCTCAGGTCTTCCCGTGGCTCGTCAAAACTGCAACTCCCAAATGAAGTCACAACCCCTCTGGCACTGACGATTTCAGATACCGATGCGCGCAGACCCTTCCATTCGAATCCGTTTTCATCAAAAACAAAATTCGACGGGTCTTCGTCCTCAAGGATTTCCCGGACTTGAGTTGGGGGTATTCCAACTGCCATAGACAAAATTCCGGCGCTAAACACATTAAGAAAACCGTGCATCTTTGTTCGGACGCTCTCGTTATAATGCCGCAGCGGATGATGCAGTCCTGCCGTGCATTTCATCGGGACGCCTGCTTCCCGGACTTCCGTGATCGCCCAAGCCACCTGCGCCGGGGAAGGGAAGGCCTCCGCAGCCACGCCGCCGGTGCGGAGTTTGAATCCAATATGCTTATCCCTCACTTTTCGCAACGCGCGAATCAATTTTTCTGCGCGCTCATACCAGCCTTCGCCAAAAGGCGCTTCGAAAAAGACGGTGATCCCGTTTCTGTTCAACGCGTCGGTGGAACGTGTGACGGCATCATTGGCGGCGAATTTATCCGCCAGCGTTGATGCAGGCAGACTCACTTCGAAGGTATCAACATTTGCCCTCAAACCGCGCGCTTCACGAAAGGAAAGGATGTCGTCAATATCGAGGTTCACATTTCCAAGGAATTCATCCAGGTCCCTGCCGCCGCGCCCCAGGGCGGTAAAGGACAGGTTTGAATCGAAGCCTTGCAACTCAAAAAGCCGTTTTGCCTGGACGACGAAGCGTGAAAGCATCCAGGCATCCGGGCTTGACTGATAATAAATAAAATTATTGAACGCTTCTCCCAGCGGCAAATTTGCGGGCGGGTACGTCCCCGCATAGTCGATGATATGTGACAAGAACGCCTTGAAGGATGAACTCTGCGGATTCATACCCGCAATTATAGCCGGAAAAAAATGGGTAAAATTGAAGCATCATGCCCCGCCTGCTCATACTCAGCAGGGATGCCGAAGACTATCGGAAAATTCTTGCGTCGGCAGATCTCCCCGATCTGATCATTGAAAACAGCCCTTCCAAAGACTGCGAGATCATCTTTGGCGCGCCTTCCATGATCCCAGGTGTTTTGAATGATCTGCCCAATCTGCGCTGGGTCCAGTCCATGTGGGCGGGCGTGGAGCCGCTGTTGATTCCTTTGCTTCGCAAAGATTACCTGTTGACCAACGCGCGCGGGGTTTTTGGCGGGTTGATGGCTGAGTATGTAATTGGCTATCTACTCGCTCATGAGAGAAAGGTCTTTTCACGAAGACAGTCGCAATTGAGCAAAACGTGGGATAAAACCCTCACAGGCACGCTGCGTGGAAAAACCATCGGCTTGCTGGGCGTCGGCTCCATCGGCGAGGAAGTGGCGAGCGCGGCAAAGTTCTTCGGGATGAATGTGCGCGGATTTACAAGGTCGAGCGAAACATCCCCGGATGTGGACAGGTATTACCATCACGGTCATCTGTCCGAATTCGCAACAGGATTGGATTATCTTGTCAGCATTTTGCCGGACACGAATGAAACTCATAAAATTGTGAACGCAGAGGTTTTGAAGACCCTGCCGCCTAACGCTATTTTCATTAACGTGGGACGCGGTTCTTCATTGGATGAATCCGCGCTTCTGGATGCATTGAATCAAAACAGGATCGCCGGGGCGGTGTTGGATGTCTTCGAGCATGAACCGCTCCCGCCGGATCATCCATTTTGGGATGCGAAAAACCTGATCATGACCTTCCACACATCCGCGCCGAGTTTCCCGGAGGATATCGCAAAGATCTTCATTGAAAATTACCGGCTTTATCTGGCAGGTAAACCGCTAAAATATCAAGTGGATTTTGAAAAGGGATATTAGCGCGGAAAGTAGAGATTGGAGAATTAATGTCAGTTTCACTGGACGATATCAAATCCGCAGCCAGACGCATCACGCCGTATATCCACCGGACGCCAGTCCTGACCAGCCAAAGCCTGGATCAACGGGTTGGCGCGCAAATCTTTATGAAGTGCGAAAACCTGCAGAAAGTGGGTGCGTTCAAGTTTCGCGGGGCAAGTAATGCAGTCTGGTCGCTGACGGACGAGGAAGCAAAGCGCGGAGTCGTCACCCACTCGTCCGGGAATCACGCGCAGGCACTGGCATTGGCGGCAAAGATGCGCGGCATCCCTGCATATATTGTCATGCCGGAAAATGCGCCGCTGGTGAAGAAAAACGCCGTCGCAGGTTATGGCGGAAATATCACATTCTGCGAGCCGACGCTCCAAGCAAGGGAAAGCGCGATGGAGAAGATCAGGCTCGATACGGGTGCGAGCGTCATCCATCCTTACAACGATGAACATGTGATCGCAGGTCAGGCCACAGCGGCCTTGGAACTTCTTGAAGATATCCCCGATCTGGACGTGATCATCGCGCCGGTCGGCGGAGGCGGATTATTAAGTGGAACATCAATTGCCGCGACAGGGATCAGAAAAGGAATACGGGTTATCGGTGCAGAGCCTGAAAAAGCGGATGATGCTTTTCGCTCCATGAAAGCTGGAGAGATCGTCCCGTCGTCACACCCTAAAACGATCGCCGATGGGCTCCTCACTTCACTGGGCACGCTGACATTTCCGATCATCCTGAAACGCGTCGAGCAGATTGTCACAGTCAGCGAAACAGGGATCATCGAATCGATGAAGTTCATTTGGGAACGCGCGAAAATCATCATCGAACCCTCTGCAGCGACCGTCATTGCCGTCCCATGGGAGAACAAGATCGACCTGAGCGGATTAAAAGTTGGAGTAATCCTCAGCGGCGGGAATGTGGACCTCGAAAAATTACCCTGGCAAAAGTAACCAATTCCTTTAGAGAGCGTTTTGAAATTGTCATTTCAAGTGGCGCAAAGCGCCTTGAGAAATCTTGTTTGCGCAAATCCAAGATTTCTCCTCGCTATCGCTCGTCGAAATGACAAAAATAACGCGTTATAAGGCACAAAACAGGATTTATAAAACACTCTCTATCAGCTAAGATGATCAATATGCGGGGATTGCAAGTATAGGCGGTAACGAGCCCGCAGGTGGCATTACTCTTGCAACGGTATAATGTATCTCATACAACATGAAGCGTTCGGCATTTCTCTCTCGCGCCTCGCCACATCTTTTCGCACTCGGCATAATCGCCCTTGTCACGGCGGTTTTGTTTACCTTGCGCGATGAACTTAACACAACCCTCGTTGCCCTGCTGTACCTTATTCCTTTGGGTTCGATTACAGCCTTTTGGGGGCTTGGAGCGGGCATCACAAGCGCGCTGGCGGAATTCCTGATGTTGAATTATTTTTTCATCCAGCCTTATTACAATTTCGGAGTTCACCAACCCGCCGATGTATTAATCCTTGCCGTATTTTTGATCGTGGCGATAGCCATCAGCCAGTTGGTCGGCCGGCTGCAGTCCGGTCTCGCCGCTGCCACAGCCCGCGAACGGGAAGCAACCCAGTTATACGAACTCAGCACGGCGCTCGCAGGCATGCATGATCCCAAGACCATTGCTGAGATCCTTTCGAGCCATACGCAGGCCGTTTTGAGCTGTGAAGCAGTGGAGTTGAACATGCGCGGAAATCCTCCGATCATTTGCCGCCTACCGGATACAAATCCGCCTCCGCGTCCGCCGGAATGGACGGTTCCCATCCAATTAACTGAAGATATCCTTGGTGAGATTCGACTCTGGAGAGCAGAGCCATCCCTGACCGCCGCCGAAAAACAGCTACTGCAGATTTTTGCCAGCCAGGGAGCGCTTGCCTTCGAACGCGCACGCCTTGCACAGGCGGAATCCCGGACGCGAATCCTCGAAGAAAGTGACAGACTGAAATCCGTGATCCTCTCATCTGTCTCGCATGAATTAAGGACTCCGCTCTCGACCATCAAAGCTGCAGCGTCAAGCTTGAGAGGTAATGAAGTCAGTTGGGAATCGCCTGCACGGTCCGAACTTATCGCCGCCATCGACGACGAATCCGACCATTTGAACATCCTGGTCGGCAATCTCCTTGACATGTCGCGGATCGAATCGGGCGTACTCAAACCGAAACGCGAATGGAATATTCTGCCCGAGATCATTGGTAGTGTCCTCGCCCGCATGAAACGTTGGACCGGCAGCCATCGCATCGAAGTGGATGCGCCTGAGAACTTGCCTCTTGTCCCCGTTGATTATGTGCAGATGGAACAAGTCTTCACAAACCTCCTCAGCAACAGCGCGAAATACGCGCCGGAGAAATCCGTGATTCGCATCCGGGCATTTGTGGAAGGTGATTTAATGCATGTCATCCTCCATAACCAGGGACCGCATGTGCCTCAGGACCTTCTCGAAAAGATATTCGACAAGTTCTTTCGCCTGACTGCCACAGACCGCGTGACCGGCACGGGGCTGGGGCTTTCCATCTGCAAGGGAATCATCGAAGCGCATGGCGGGCGACTCTGGGCAGAAAATGTAACCGATGGACTCGCGTTCAATTTCACCATTCCACTGAAATGGGAAGGCATGCCGCCTCCCAAAATGCCGATCGACCCGGAGGTCGAATGAGCAATGCCCCACTTATCCTTGTCATCGATGATGAACCCCAGATCCAGCGCGCGATTCGCACCATTCTGACAGAGAAGGGATTCAACGTCACGACAGCTAGCCGGGGGGAGGAAGGGCTTACTCTCGCCGCTGCGAAGGAGCCGGACATCGTGATCCTCGATCTTGGATTACCCGATATGGATGGCGTCGAAGTCTGCACGCGCCTAAGGGAATGGACACAATGCCCGATCATCATCTTATCCGTGAGGGATAGCGAACAAGACAAGGTTAGAGCTCTCGACAAAGGCGCAGATGATTACCTCACAAAGCCTTTCGGCATCGAGGAACTGCTTGCGCGCGTGCGCGTGGCACTGCGTCATTCTGCGACGAAACATGGCGCGCAAAACAAGGTCGTCAAGTCCGGAAATCTCACCGTTGATCTTGCATGGCATATCGTCAAACGCGGCGATGATGAGATCAAACTCACCGGCACCGAATACAAATTGCTTGCCTTTCTTGCGGCAAATCACAGTCGTGTGCTAACCCACCAGAGCATCCTCACCAATGTATGGGATCCCGCCGATGCAGGCCACACCGAATACCTGCGTGTTTACATGCGCCAGCTTCGAAAGAAACTCGAATCCGATCCAGAAAATCCGCAGATCATTCTGACCGAGCCGGGAATCGGGTATCGCTTCATTGCGGATGAATGATGAAAGTAATGGAAGATTGCTTCGGGCTAACGCCCTCGCAATGACAATGGTCACTTTACGACGCCCTTACAAAAGGGCGTTTTTATTTGTCCTTTATGTGATTGCCGGAAATTTTTGTCACCGCTTTATTCGAGTTGGATACGATTCGATCATCATAAGAGGTGACATGAAATCCATCGACACTCATACGCACGCGTTCGTTGTACCGCCCGCCTCCCTTCCGGACCTCAAACCTGCATCCCGCCTGATCGTCCTTGTGCCTGATTTGGATGTGGATTTCCCGGCGTTTGCGCAAAAACTCAAAGGGTTGGCAAAAGCCATTGAAAGCCGGGTCCAACTCCTCGGTCTGAGCAGGGATGCGGCACACGAACCTGGAATTCGCAGACGCCTGGTGACAATCTCCGCCATGGTGGAAGAAAAGGATATCTTCGTCGAATCGACCGTGGAAATCGGCAGGGACTGGGTGGATGCGGTCAAGTCATACTGGCGTGAAGGGGATGTGATCGTCTGTTTCGCCGAATACCGCCCCGGGTTCAATGACAAGCCGCTGGCGCAAATCCTCGAAACAAGATTGAACGCTCCTATTTACATCATATCCGGACTTTATCACGAACCGGTAAGGACAAACTCTTCGTTGAAGAAAAGCATACTTGGGTGGACTGGCTCGATCACCCTCCTGTTCGGTTTCTTTGTACTACAAGTCAAACTCATGGAATATCCACAGGACATGATACATTCTATTGGTCTATACGCATCCATTCTCGCAGAAACTGCTTCGATCTGGTTCTGGAACAATCTTTTCACCTAGGCTTCGGAAAAAAATGATCAATCAAGAAGAAATTTCAAAATCCCCGATCATCGAACGGGATACATTACATAAACCTTCCCCTAGTCTGCGCTCATGGCTGATCGGGCGCCCCCTCTCCACTGCAGACGCTCCGCATCAGACAATCGGCAAGCTGGTGGGGCTGGCTGTCTTTGCATCCGATGCGCTTTCGTCGACTGCGTACGCGACCCAGGAGATTCTCGTCATCCTCGCAGCAGCCGGGTCGATCGCGTACGGTTACGTGTTTCCCATTTCTATCGCCATTGTCATCCTGTTGGGAATCGTCACTATTTCCTACGAACAAACCATCCATGCCTACCCAGATGGCGGCGGCGCATACATTGTGGCTCGCGATAATCTTGGAGAGTTCCCCGCGCTCATTGCCGGAGCCGCCCTGCTGACAGATTACATATTAACCGTTTCGGTTTCCATCGCATCCGGAGTAGCACAAATCACCTCTGCATTCCCTTTTCTATACGACTATCGCGTCTTTCTTTCCGTCAGTTTCATCCTTTTTGTTATGTTG
This portion of the Anaerolineales bacterium genome encodes:
- a CDS encoding response regulator, whose amino-acid sequence is MSNAPLILVIDDEPQIQRAIRTILTEKGFNVTTASRGEEGLTLAAAKEPDIVILDLGLPDMDGVEVCTRLREWTQCPIIILSVRDSEQDKVRALDKGADDYLTKPFGIEELLARVRVALRHSATKHGAQNKVVKSGNLTVDLAWHIVKRGDDEIKLTGTEYKLLAFLAANHSRVLTHQSILTNVWDPADAGHTEYLRVYMRQLRKKLESDPENPQIILTEPGIGYRFIADE